A genomic stretch from Arvicanthis niloticus isolate mArvNil1 chromosome 12, mArvNil1.pat.X, whole genome shotgun sequence includes:
- the LOC117718253 gene encoding olfactory receptor 2L3-like, which produces MDSYNQTFTGFILLGLFPPSKIGLFLFILIVLIFLTAWIGNLSMILLILLDSHLHTPMYFLLSQLSLIDLNYISTIVPKMLSDFMLGNKYISFIGCGFQIFLFLTFGGAETLLLASMAYDRYMAICFPLHYATHMNKRVCVMMITGAWVLGSINSCAHTGYALQIPYCQSRAINHFFCDVPAMLTLACMDTWVYEYTVFVSTILFLVFPFIGIVCSYGRVFLAVYRMHSGAGKKKAYSTCSTHLTVVTFYYAPFAYTYLRPRSLRSPAEDKILAVFYTVLTPMLNPIIYSLRNKEVMGALRRMTHRICFAKI; this is translated from the coding sequence ATGGATAGTTATAATCAAACATTTACAGGTTTCATTTTATTGGGATTATTCCCACCATCCAAAATTggtctctttctcttcattctcatTGTTCTCATCTTCCTGACAGCTTGGATTGGCAATCTGTCTAtgatcctcctcatcctcctggaTTCAcatctccacacacccatgtattTTTTACTTAGTCAGCTTTCTCTCATTGACTTAAATTACATCTCTACCATTGTCCCTAAAATGCTGTCTGACTTTATGTTAGGTAATAAGTACATCTCCTTCATTGGGTGTGGATTTCAGATCTTCCTCTTTTTGACTTTTGGGGGTGCAGAAACCCTTTTGCTGGCATCTATGGCCTATGACCGTTATATGGCTATTTGTTTTCCTCTCCACTATGCCACACATATGAATAAAAGAGTCTGTGTGATGATGATAACAGGAGCTTGGGTTCTTGGCTCCATTAATTCCTGTGCTCATACTGGATATGCACTCCAAATTCCTTACTGCCAATCCAGAGCCATCAACCATTTCTTCTGTGACGTCCCTGCCATGTTGACTCTGGCTTGCATGGACACATGGGTCTATGAGTATACAGTGTTTGTGAGTACAATCCTCTTTCTTGTGTTTCCGTTCATTGGAATAGTGTGTTCCTATGGTCGTGTTTTCCTTGCTGTCTACCGTATGCATTCTGGGGcagggaagaagaaagcctaTTCTACCTGTAGCACCCACCTCACTGTAGTAACTTTCTATTATGCACCATTTGCTTACACCTATCTACGCCCAAGATCCCTCCGATCCCCAGCAGAGGACAAGATTCTTGCAGTCTTCTACACAGTTCTCACCCCAATGCTCAATCCTATCATCTACAGCCTGAGAAACAAAGAAGTGATGGGGGCCCTGAGAAGGATGACTCACAGAATTTGCTTTGCAAAAATATAG